One genomic window of Pseudoxanthomonas sp. includes the following:
- a CDS encoding sodium:solute symporter family protein codes for MEQPTIHWTALAVFAFFFLLVTVMGFWASRWQRGSGEQHLDEWGLGGRKFGTWITWFLVGGDFYTAYTVIAVPALVYAVGAYGFFALPYTILVYPVVFVLMPKLWKEAHKHGHVTAGDVVWGRYKSRPLELMVALTGVIATMPYIALQLVGMEVVIKALGLTGEIPLAAAFIILALYTYSAGLRAPALIAFVKDLMIYIVVLVAVVLVPIKLGGYDNVFSLAREAYAAKPKPPASGVILQGSQFLPYATLALGSALAAFMYPHTLTGIFAAKSANTIRKNAIFLPAYTVLLGLIALLGYMAYAAQIKVETNNDVVPALFNSLFPQWFVGFAFAAIAIGALVPAAVMSIGASNLFTRNFWKAYVNPQVTPAGEAKVAKVVSLLVKVGALIVIVFLPTKFALDLQLLGGVWIIQTLPSMAFGLWTRWFRAPALLTGMLSGLAIGTYLAISDGVKPVHTLTFGDTGYTVYTGLLALAVNIVVVVVVQAIHNLVSKPQPLAASAD; via the coding sequence ATGGAACAGCCCACGATCCACTGGACGGCGCTGGCCGTCTTCGCGTTCTTCTTCCTGCTAGTCACGGTGATGGGCTTCTGGGCCTCGCGCTGGCAGCGCGGCAGCGGCGAGCAGCACCTGGACGAATGGGGCCTGGGCGGCCGCAAGTTCGGCACCTGGATCACCTGGTTCCTGGTCGGCGGCGACTTCTACACCGCCTATACCGTCATCGCGGTACCGGCGCTGGTATACGCGGTTGGCGCCTACGGCTTCTTCGCCCTGCCCTACACGATCCTGGTCTACCCGGTCGTGTTCGTGCTGATGCCCAAGCTGTGGAAGGAAGCGCACAAGCACGGCCATGTCACCGCGGGCGACGTGGTCTGGGGGCGCTACAAGTCGCGTCCACTGGAACTGATGGTCGCCCTGACCGGCGTGATCGCCACGATGCCCTACATCGCCCTGCAGCTGGTGGGCATGGAAGTGGTGATCAAGGCATTGGGCCTGACTGGCGAAATCCCATTGGCCGCGGCCTTCATCATCCTTGCGCTGTACACCTACTCGGCCGGCCTGCGTGCGCCGGCGCTGATCGCCTTCGTCAAGGACCTGATGATCTACATCGTGGTGCTGGTGGCGGTGGTGCTGGTGCCGATCAAACTGGGCGGCTACGACAACGTGTTCTCCCTGGCCAGGGAAGCCTACGCGGCCAAGCCCAAGCCCCCCGCAAGCGGCGTCATCCTGCAGGGTTCGCAGTTCCTGCCCTACGCCACGCTGGCGCTGGGTTCGGCGCTGGCGGCCTTCATGTATCCGCATACGTTGACCGGCATCTTCGCGGCCAAGAGCGCCAACACGATCCGCAAGAACGCGATCTTCCTGCCGGCCTACACCGTGCTGCTGGGCCTGATCGCCCTGCTGGGTTACATGGCCTACGCCGCGCAGATCAAGGTGGAAACCAACAACGACGTGGTCCCGGCGCTGTTCAACAGCCTGTTCCCGCAGTGGTTCGTCGGCTTCGCGTTCGCCGCCATCGCCATCGGTGCACTGGTACCGGCGGCGGTGATGTCGATTGGTGCCTCCAACCTGTTCACGCGCAACTTCTGGAAGGCCTACGTCAATCCACAGGTCACCCCTGCCGGTGAAGCCAAGGTGGCCAAGGTCGTCTCGCTGCTGGTCAAGGTCGGCGCGCTGATCGTGATCGTGTTCCTGCCGACCAAGTTCGCGCTGGACCTGCAGCTGCTGGGCGGCGTGTGGATCATCCAGACCCTGCCGTCGATGGCGTTCGGCCTGTGGACCAGGTGGTTCCGTGCACCGGCGCTGCTGACCGGCATGCTCAGCGGCCTGGCCATTGGCACGTACCTGGCCATCAGCGATGGGGTCAAGCCGGTCCACACGCTGACCTTCGGCGATACCGGCTACACCGTGTACACCGGCCTGCTGGCGCTGGCGGTCAACATCGTGGTGGTGGTCGTGGTGCAGGCGATCCACAACCTGGTGAGCAAGCCACAGCCGCTGGCCGCTTCGGCCGACTAA
- a CDS encoding DUF3311 domain-containing protein encodes MKYLLLLPFIGLLWVPFYNKELPMLFDLPFFYWYQFLWIPLTSLIIWLVYRHEYKTHGEE; translated from the coding sequence ATGAAATACCTCCTGCTGCTGCCGTTCATCGGCCTGCTCTGGGTGCCCTTCTACAACAAGGAGCTCCCGATGCTGTTCGACCTGCCGTTCTTCTACTGGTACCAGTTCCTCTGGATCCCGTTGACCTCGCTGATCATCTGGCTGGTCTATCGCCACGAATACAAGACCCACGGGGAAGAATGA